From one Pagrus major chromosome 21, Pma_NU_1.0 genomic stretch:
- the LOC141016278 gene encoding neoverrucotoxin subunit beta-like, with amino-acid sequence MGSADSNTIEVAALGRPFSLGMLYDCRSDLLIPGMTLWGHDDLVKYIRERRQHYSAFEIIASESIEDKTSALDVSASLKASFLAGNVEVGGAAKYLHHNKTSKNEATVTLKYEATTQFHQLSMDHLGKKNLKYLDDFKQGKATHVVTGILYGAKAFFVFESDVSNDENRQEVEGNLKVMIKKIPSITIDGEGSLKMKTEEKKSVEKFSCKFHGDFLLDKTPSSFQDAVQVYQSLSKLLGANGENAVPVKVWLLPLIQLQTSATTVVREVSPVFIEEMQAVLEDLKEVEIRCNDALRTAAQQFSEIGKKIKTFKDMCTGFKLEFQRNLAKKLPAIRGGEEQEEAVLAEIWKRRHSSPFNSKDLNEWMDFKEREIYTLKSFTSTMKNAKIIPSQSDLYKEILGADHAVCFVFTSLGGHEPYLSTLSKDLGQTPKPDDLEESHTYDVEKAKWYASKEVTDAMRRKAKLFGDFAEANKENKNIKFLAVGSTDETQKGSSIVLYKDGFPVTENFEPSSRPEKVTVKDISHNSVTLKISPAEFGAENITSYSVEYCVSGQDGWKEKTASEAEEVTVSDLSPNTEYKFRCRVVTSVGVGPAYEVSGSTKTSPCSPPGKPQDEPDVSEIPVTGSQDVEMSPMTSQDNASDEEESREEESREEESGD; translated from the exons ATGGGCTCCGCAGACAGCAACACGATAGAGGTGGCGGCACTCGGTCGACCTTTCAGCCTCGGGATGCTGTACGACTGCCGCAGTGATTTACTCATTCCTG GTATGACATTGTGGGGTCACGATGATCTGGTAAAGTATATAAGAGAAAGGCGACAGCACTACAGCGCTTTCGAGATTATTGCATCTGAATCTATTGAGGACAAAACCTCAGCACTAGATGTAAGTGCATCCCTTAAAGCAAGTTTCCTCGCTGGCAACGTTGAAGTTGGAGGAGCTGCCAAATATCTACATCATAATAAGACATCTAAAAACGAGGCCACAGTAACACTGAAGTATGAAGCAACCACACAGTTCCACCAACTATCAATGGATcacctggggaaaaaaaatttgAAGTATCTGGATGATTTCAAGCAAGGGAAAGCTACACACGTAGTCACAGGTATCCTTTATGGAGCAAAAGCCTTCTTTGTCTTTGAGAGCGATGTGTCTAATGATGAAAATCGTCAAGAAGTTGAGGGCAACTTGAAAGTGATGATCAAGAAAATTCCCAGCATTACTATAGATGGTGAAGGTTCCCTGAAAATGAAgacggaagaaaaaaaatcagttgagAAATTCTCCTGCAAATTCCATGGAGACTTTTTACTTGATAAAACTCCCTCATCCTTTCAGGATGCAGTACAAGTCTACCAAAGTCTGTCAAAATTGCTGGGAGCCAACGGAGAAAACGCTGTACCAGTGAAGGTTTGGCTGTTGCCACTGATTCAGTTGCAAACTTCTGCAACTACAGTTGTACGTGAGGTAAGTCCTGTGTTCATAGAAGAAATGCAGGCTGTCCTGGAGGACCTGAAGGAGGTGGAAATTAGGTGCAATGATGCACTGAGAACCGCTGCACAGCAGTTCTCAGAAATTGGCAAAAAGattaaaacctttaaagacATGTGTACTGGGTTCAAGCTGGAATTCCAACGAAACTTGGCAAAGAAACTTCCAGCGATCCGAGGAGGAGAAGAACAAGAGGAAGCTGTGCTCGCAGAGATCTGGAAGAGGAGACATTCTTCCCCTTTCAACAGCAAAGACCTGAACGAGTGGATGGACTTTAAAGAGCGAGAAATTTACACCTTGAAGTCTTTCACAAGCACGATGAAAAACGCGAAGATCATCCCATCTCAATCAGACCTGTACAAGGAAATTCTCGGTGCCGatcatgctgtgtgttttgttttcacctcacTGGGAGGTCATGAACCGTACCTCTCAACATTATCAAAGGACTTGGGACAGACACCCAAACCAGACGACCTTGAAGAGTCTCATACTTATGATGTAGAGAAGGCAAAATGGTACGCCTCAAAAGAAGTCACAGATGCAATGAGACGCAAAGCAAAGCTCTTTGGTGATTTTGCAGAGGCCAACAAGGAGAACAAGAACATTAAGTTCTTGGCAGTTGGTTCAACAGATGAGACACAGAAAGGTTCAAGCATCGTCCTTTATAAAGATGGTTTTCCTGTCACTGAGAACTTTGAGCCTTCTTCAAGGCCTGAAAAAGTAACAGTCAAAGACATAAGCCACAACAGTGTGACACTGAAGATTTCTCCAGCAGAGTTTGGAGCAGAGAACATCACCTCCTACTCTGTTGAGTACTGTGTCAGTGGACAggatggatggaaagaaaagacagcatcAGAAGCTGAAGAAGTCACAGTGAGCGATCTGAGTCCAAACACGGAGTATAAGTTCAGATGCAGAGTAGTGACCTCAGTAGGTGTTGGACCAGCTTATGAAGTCAGTGGTTCCACTAAAACTTCACCATGCAGCCCTCCTGGAAAACCTCAAGATGAACCAGACGTGAGTGAGATACCAGTAACCGGTTCTCAAGATGTTGAAATGTCGCCGATGACAAGTCAAGACAATGCGTCAGATGAGGAAGAgtccagagaggaagagtccagagaggaagagtctgGAGACTGA
- the saga gene encoding S-arrestin a isoform X3, translating into MSPKNVVFKKICKDKSVGVYMGKRDFVDRVTSVDPVDGVVIIDPEALQGRKVFVTLSCIFRYGRDDMDVMGIAFRRELYLSTRQVYPPLQEREKGIHSRVQAKLLRKLGDNAYPFFFEFPDNLPCSVALQPAPHDVGKQCAVEFEIKAFSAESQDAKIRKRSMVKLMLRKVQYAPESDGVAPSVETTRDFVMSDKPLIVKASLDKEIYYHGETIKVHVSVTNNSNKNIKNIILSVDQISTVVLYSNDSYVKAVDIEEQGDSVSPGASLEKVYKLLPLLANNRERRGIALDGKLKHEDTNLASSSIIKEGVLKEVMGIMVSYRVMVKLIIGGEVGLEVPFKLMHPKPDAGERTFHSEEMEFQEFKRSYLKGMNDDEDEDGNVSGGDDMAPKEK; encoded by the exons ATGAGTCCAAAAAATGTCGTTTTCAAGAAGATTTGCAAGGACAAGTCG GTTGGAGTGTACATGGGGAAAAGAGACTTTGTCGACCGTGTTACCTCCGTGGACCCCGTGG ATGGCGTCGTCATCATCGATCCTGAGGCTCTGCAGGGGAGGAAAG TCTTCGTCACCCTGTCCTGCATCTTCCGGTACGGCAGAGACGACATGGACGTGATGGGAATCGCCTTCCGCAGGGAGCTGTACCTGTCCACCCGTCAGGTGTATCCACCTCTGCAGGAGCGCGAGAAGGGAATCCACAGCAGGGTGCAGGCCAAACTGCTGCGCAAGCTGGGAGACAACGCCTACCCCTTCTTCTTTGAG tTCCCTGACAACCTGCCCTGCTCAGTGGCCCTTCAGCCAGCGCCCCATGATGTCGGCAAG CAATGTGCCGTGGAGTTTGAGATCAAAGCGTTCAGCGCTGAGAGCCAGGACGCTAAAATACGCAAGCG GAGCATGGTGAAGCTGATGCTCAGGAAGGTCCAGTACGCTCCAGAGAGCGATGGAGTGGCGCCCTCTGTTGAAACCACCAGGGACTTTGTCATGTCGGATAAACCACTTATTGTAAAGGCCAGTCTGGACAAAGAG ATTTACTACCACGGGGAGACCATCAAAGTGCACGTGAGCGTCACAAACAActccaacaaaaacatcaagaaCATCATCCTCTCCG TGGATCAGATCTCCACAGTGGTGTTGTACTCCAACGACAGCTACGTCAAAGCTGTGGACATCGAGGAACaagg GGACTCGGTGTCTCCTGGAGCATCCCTGGAGAAAGTCTACaagctgctgcctctgctggcCAACAACAGGGAGAGGCGGGGCATCGCTCTGGACGGCAAACTGAAGCATGAAGACACCAATCTGGCTTCATCAAGCAT TATCAAGGAGGGTGTGCTGAAGGAAGTGATGGGGATCATGGTTTCATACAGGGTCATGGTGAAGCTCATCATCGGAGG TGAGGTCGGCCTGGAAGTTCCCTTCAAACTGATGCATCCTAAACCCGATGCAGGTGAGAGGACATTTCATTCT gaggagatggagttCCAGGAGTTCAAGCGCTCTTACCTGAAGGGGATGAACGATGACGAGGACGAAGATGGAAACGTGTCGGGCGGTGACGACATGGCGCCCAAAGAGAAGTAG
- the cldn15la gene encoding claudin 15-like a, with protein sequence MSTALEATGFIMSLISWMVTGASLVNDYWKISTISGSVIISLRQFENLWHSCAENSAGIAECRDFESMLALPGHVQACRALMIISLLFGLGSMIVSLLGLKCIKIGSATEQSKAKIAATGGILSILAGLCCMVAVSWYAYRVVQDFYDPFYGGMKFELGTGLFLGWGAASLSILGGALLCSACKKVSSGGKKGLYGNPQGKVYTATAKSDPDARAYV encoded by the exons ATGTCGACGGCTTTGGAAGCGACGGGGTTCATCATGAGCCTAATCAGCTGGATGGTCACCGGAGCGTCGCTGGTTAACGACTACTGGAAGATTTCCACCATCTCCGGCAGCGTCATCATCTCCCTGAGGCAGTTTGAGAACCTGTGGCACTCCTGCGCCGAAAACAGTGCCGGCATCGCCGAGTGTAGGGACTTTGAATCGATGCTCGCCCTCCCAG GTCACGTGCAGGCGTGTCGCGCTCTGATGATCATCTCTCTGCTGTTCGGCCTCGGCTCCATGATTGTGTCTCTGCTCGGACTCAAGTGCATCAAGATCGGCTCGGCCACCGAACAATCCAAGGCCAAGATCGCCGCCACCGGAGGAATCCTCAGCATCCTCGCTG GTCTGTGCTGCATGGTCGCAGTTTCCTGGTACGCATACAGAGTCGTGCAGGACTTCTACGACCCGTTCTACGGTGGCATGAA gtttgAGCTGGGTACCGGCCTGTTCTTGGGATGGGGTGCAGCCAGTCTGAGCATCCTGGGTGGAGCTTTGCTCTGCTCCGCCTGTAAAAAAGTGTCATCTGGAGGCAAGAAAGG TCTCTATGGAAACCCACAAGGAAAGGTCTACACAGCTACAGCCAAGTCAGATCCAGACGCCCGAGCTTACGTGTAA
- the saga gene encoding S-arrestin a isoform X1, translated as MSPKNVVFKKICKDKSVGVYMGKRDFVDRVTSVDPVDGVVIIDPEALQGRKVFVTLSCIFRYGRDDMDVMGIAFRRELYLSTRQVYPPLQEREKGIHSRVQAKLLRKLGDNAYPFFFEFPDNLPCSVALQPAPHDVGKQCAVEFEIKAFSAESQDAKIRKRSMVKLMLRKVQYAPESDGVAPSVETTRDFVMSDKPLIVKASLDKEIYYHGETIKVHVSVTNNSNKNIKNIILSVDQISTVVLYSNDSYVKAVDIEEQGDSVSPGASLEKVYKLLPLLANNRERRGIALDGKLKHEDTNLASSSIIKEGVLKEVMGIMVSYRVMVKLIIGGEVGLEVPFKLMHPKPDAVRRRRRWSSRSSSALT; from the exons ATGAGTCCAAAAAATGTCGTTTTCAAGAAGATTTGCAAGGACAAGTCG GTTGGAGTGTACATGGGGAAAAGAGACTTTGTCGACCGTGTTACCTCCGTGGACCCCGTGG ATGGCGTCGTCATCATCGATCCTGAGGCTCTGCAGGGGAGGAAAG TCTTCGTCACCCTGTCCTGCATCTTCCGGTACGGCAGAGACGACATGGACGTGATGGGAATCGCCTTCCGCAGGGAGCTGTACCTGTCCACCCGTCAGGTGTATCCACCTCTGCAGGAGCGCGAGAAGGGAATCCACAGCAGGGTGCAGGCCAAACTGCTGCGCAAGCTGGGAGACAACGCCTACCCCTTCTTCTTTGAG tTCCCTGACAACCTGCCCTGCTCAGTGGCCCTTCAGCCAGCGCCCCATGATGTCGGCAAG CAATGTGCCGTGGAGTTTGAGATCAAAGCGTTCAGCGCTGAGAGCCAGGACGCTAAAATACGCAAGCG GAGCATGGTGAAGCTGATGCTCAGGAAGGTCCAGTACGCTCCAGAGAGCGATGGAGTGGCGCCCTCTGTTGAAACCACCAGGGACTTTGTCATGTCGGATAAACCACTTATTGTAAAGGCCAGTCTGGACAAAGAG ATTTACTACCACGGGGAGACCATCAAAGTGCACGTGAGCGTCACAAACAActccaacaaaaacatcaagaaCATCATCCTCTCCG TGGATCAGATCTCCACAGTGGTGTTGTACTCCAACGACAGCTACGTCAAAGCTGTGGACATCGAGGAACaagg GGACTCGGTGTCTCCTGGAGCATCCCTGGAGAAAGTCTACaagctgctgcctctgctggcCAACAACAGGGAGAGGCGGGGCATCGCTCTGGACGGCAAACTGAAGCATGAAGACACCAATCTGGCTTCATCAAGCAT TATCAAGGAGGGTGTGCTGAAGGAAGTGATGGGGATCATGGTTTCATACAGGGTCATGGTGAAGCTCATCATCGGAGG TGAGGTCGGCCTGGAAGTTCCCTTCAAACTGATGCATCCTAAACCCGATGCAG TGAGgcggaggaggagatggagttCCAGGAGTTCAAGCGCTCTTACCTGA
- the saga gene encoding S-arrestin a isoform X2, which yields MSPKNVVFKKICKDKSVGVYMGKRDFVDRVTSVDPVDGVVIIDPEALQGRKVFVTLSCIFRYGRDDMDVMGIAFRRELYLSTRQVYPPLQEREKGIHSRVQAKLLRKLGDNAYPFFFEFPDNLPCSVALQPAPHDVGKQCAVEFEIKAFSAESQDAKIRKRSMVKLMLRKVQYAPESDGVAPSVETTRDFVMSDKPLIVKASLDKEIYYHGETIKVHVSVTNNSNKNIKNIILSVDQISTVVLYSNDSYVKAVDIEEQGDSVSPGASLEKVYKLLPLLANNRERRGIALDGKLKHEDTNLASSSIIKEGVLKEVMGIMVSYRVMVKLIIGGMMGSSEVGLEVPFKLMHPKPDAVKESEAEEEMEFQEFKRSYLKGMNDDEDEDGNVSGGDDMAPKEK from the exons ATGAGTCCAAAAAATGTCGTTTTCAAGAAGATTTGCAAGGACAAGTCG GTTGGAGTGTACATGGGGAAAAGAGACTTTGTCGACCGTGTTACCTCCGTGGACCCCGTGG ATGGCGTCGTCATCATCGATCCTGAGGCTCTGCAGGGGAGGAAAG TCTTCGTCACCCTGTCCTGCATCTTCCGGTACGGCAGAGACGACATGGACGTGATGGGAATCGCCTTCCGCAGGGAGCTGTACCTGTCCACCCGTCAGGTGTATCCACCTCTGCAGGAGCGCGAGAAGGGAATCCACAGCAGGGTGCAGGCCAAACTGCTGCGCAAGCTGGGAGACAACGCCTACCCCTTCTTCTTTGAG tTCCCTGACAACCTGCCCTGCTCAGTGGCCCTTCAGCCAGCGCCCCATGATGTCGGCAAG CAATGTGCCGTGGAGTTTGAGATCAAAGCGTTCAGCGCTGAGAGCCAGGACGCTAAAATACGCAAGCG GAGCATGGTGAAGCTGATGCTCAGGAAGGTCCAGTACGCTCCAGAGAGCGATGGAGTGGCGCCCTCTGTTGAAACCACCAGGGACTTTGTCATGTCGGATAAACCACTTATTGTAAAGGCCAGTCTGGACAAAGAG ATTTACTACCACGGGGAGACCATCAAAGTGCACGTGAGCGTCACAAACAActccaacaaaaacatcaagaaCATCATCCTCTCCG TGGATCAGATCTCCACAGTGGTGTTGTACTCCAACGACAGCTACGTCAAAGCTGTGGACATCGAGGAACaagg GGACTCGGTGTCTCCTGGAGCATCCCTGGAGAAAGTCTACaagctgctgcctctgctggcCAACAACAGGGAGAGGCGGGGCATCGCTCTGGACGGCAAACTGAAGCATGAAGACACCAATCTGGCTTCATCAAGCAT TATCAAGGAGGGTGTGCTGAAGGAAGTGATGGGGATCATGGTTTCATACAGGGTCATGGTGAAGCTCATCATCGGAGG GATGATGGGATCAAG TGAGGTCGGCCTGGAAGTTCCCTTCAAACTGATGCATCCTAAACCCGATGCAG TGAAGGAGAG TGAGgcggaggaggagatggagttCCAGGAGTTCAAGCGCTCTTACCTGAAGGGGATGAACGATGACGAGGACGAAGATGGAAACGTGTCGGGCGGTGACGACATGGCGCCCAAAGAGAAGTAG
- the crfb16 gene encoding interleukin-20 receptor subunit beta, which produces MLNLTFVWKRSCSVGGCDLISNVVSPDVRMLSAPSEVSMESVDMRHVLKWRPLQAPCNTTVLYSVQFQGEFELLVLNGRWVDAPECQQTRHTHCDLTFDLGSDSDYNLHVRAQCGSTLSPWTDLSPPFNRRDTVLTVPEMAVTAVGYDLQVSFNKLPHPAVISVTVLKKGDEQQVRVYFTSSLVVFVQASIYMLPAEQTMLHVAALQEGAEYCVRAQTVLNSQLYSSSTATQCVFITGPDAAWKRPTTVTVTVIIMAGLLFAVFWSVVHCRPNTCQTYFHKEPLPRPLQSDWDVQIHISPEEVELCEPIHVVPSADSSD; this is translated from the exons ATGTTGAATTTGACGTTTGTTTGGAAACGTTCCTGCTCAGTGGGAGG ATGTGATCTGATTTCAAATGTTGTGTCTCCAGATGTTCGGATGCTGTCGGCTCCCAGCGAAGTTTCCATGGAGTCTGTTGACATGAGACATGTGCTGAAGTGGCGCCCGCTGCAGGCGCCCTGCAACACTACAGTCCTTTACTCTGTTCAGTTCCAGGG GGAGTTTGAGCTGTTGGTCTTGAACGGCAGATGGGTGGATGCTCCTGAGTGCCAGCAGACTCGTCACActcactgtgacctgacctttgacctgggCTCCGACTCTGACTACAACCTCCACGTCAGAGCGCAGTGCGGGTCCACACTGTCGCCCTGGACCGACCTCAGCCCACCTTTCAACCGCAGAGACA CGGTGCTGACAGTGCCGGAGATGGCGGTGACGGCGGTGGGCTATGACCTTCAGGTGTCTTTCAACAAGCTTCCTCACCCTGCTGTCATCAGCGTGACGGTGTTGAAGAAAGGCGACGAGCAGCAGGTCAGAGTTTACTTCACATCTTCTTTAGTTGTGTTTGTCCAG GCTTCTATCTACATGTTGCCAGCTGAGCAGACGATGCTGCACGTCGCCGCCCTGCAGGAAGGAGCAGAGTACTGCGTCAGAGCTCAGACGGTCCTGAACTCACAGctctacagcagcagcactgccacccagtgtgtgttcatcacag GTCCAGATGCTGCCTGGAAGAGGCCGaccactgtgactgtgactgtcaTCATCATGGCGGGCCTCCTGTTCGCCGTGTTCTGGTCCGTCGTTCACTGTCGTCCAAATACCTGTCAAACGTATTTTCACAAAGAGCCACTGCCCCGCCCACTG CAATCTGATTGGGACGTTCAAATCCACATCAGCCCTGAGGAGGTGGAGCTCTGTGAGCCGATCCACGTGGTGCCGAGTGCCGACTCTTCCGACTGA